A region from the Lolium perenne isolate Kyuss_39 chromosome 4, Kyuss_2.0, whole genome shotgun sequence genome encodes:
- the LOC127297630 gene encoding cytosolic sulfotransferase 8-like, whose translation MAALDTSCLVGPVAFKDLNWKDDGEMVTAPPDESADIVSSLPSKTTGPNIELRQYQGVWMLGTVLPGLISLQRRFRSRPGDVLLASPVKSGTTWIKSLTFATMARSSYPPSAADHPLRRLNPHECVPYMEEVFLHGHEAKLEALPSPRLMHTHLHYSLLPRSLSNSKTVFVCREPKDMVVSLWHFLNRAGVNFSFSELFELICDGKNPNGPFWENVLGYWRASKARPDGVLFLRYEKMLVDPVCAVRDLARFLGVPFSAAEEAAELPMEICELCSIDTMRGLQGNKIGSTGEFNFAHQSYFRKGVVGDWVNHMTPEMACRMDAIVEEKLQGSGLTFTS comes from the exons ATGGCTGCTCTAGACACGTCTTGCCTGGTCGGGCCTGTAGCGTTCAAGGACCTGAACTGGAAGGACGATGGCGAGATGGTGACCGCCCCGCCGGATGAGAGCGCGGACATAGTTTCCTCCCTGCCGAGCAAAACAACGGGCCCCAACATTGAGCTGCGGCAGTACCAGGGTGTGTGGATGCTGGGCACGGTGCTTCCCGGGCTCATCTCCCTCCAGCGCCGCTTCAGGTCGCGGCCGGGCGATGTGCTCCTCGCGAGCCCTGTCAAGTCCGGCACGACCTGGATCAAGTCGCTCACCTTCGCGACCATGGCGCGCTCCTCCTACCCGCCCTCCGCCGCCGACCACCCGCTGCGCCGCCTCAACCCGCACGAGTGCGTCCCCTACATGGAGGAAGTCTTCCTGCACGGCCACGAAGCCAAGCTGGAGGCGCTGCCGTCGCCAAGACTCATGCACACGCACCTGCACTACTCCCTGCTGCCTCGCTCCCTCTCCAACTCCAAGACCGTATTTGTCTGCAG GGAGCCCAAGGATATGGTTGTCTCCCTGTGGCACTTCCTCAACAGAGCTGGGGTGAACTTCTCCTTCTCGGAGCTGTTCGAGCTGATATGCGATGGCAAGAACCCCAACGGCCCGTTCTGGGAGAACGTCCTGGGATACTGGAGGGCCAGCAAAGCCAGGCCGGATGGAGTCCTGTTTCTGAGGTACGAGAAGATGCTAGTCGATCCGGTCTGCGCCGTCCGAGACCTCGCGCGGTTCCTTGGGGTGCCATTCTCGGCTgccgaggaggcggcggagttgcCCATGGAGATCTGCGAGTTGTGCAGCATCGACACCATGAGAGGCCTCCAAGGAAACAAAATAGGAAGCACTGGGGAGTTCAACTTTGCCCACCAAAGCTATTTCAGGAAAGGGGTCGTGGGGGACTGGGTGAACCATATGACGCCTGAGATGGCCTGCCGCATGGATGCCATTGTCGAGGAAAAGCTCCAGGGATCGGGGCTCACCTTCACCTCTTGA